Proteins encoded together in one Oxalobacteraceae sp. CFBP 8761 window:
- a CDS encoding PEP-CTERM sorting domain-containing protein, whose protein sequence is MTRIAPIVLLLAAALALPAQAAVTYSWQQVSASNSMPTGLNLELAFSEEAVTAGRLSLDIHNECDIGPPCLDPQSSLLSLRYWFDDPYIDGQHNLIDYGYRTEPRNYYDYIVMDLTFLAGGLLGGSIFASDGNSDFQMVSQGALFSVVAAHSDEPFGCGWQYPDCSGASGMLVAAAQETIEVPEPATGAIVGLGLVAAWFARRRQRPARGIA, encoded by the coding sequence ATGACGCGCATTGCCCCCATCGTCTTACTGCTGGCCGCCGCCTTGGCGCTGCCGGCGCAAGCCGCAGTCACCTACAGCTGGCAGCAAGTGAGTGCATCCAATTCGATGCCGACCGGCCTCAACCTGGAACTGGCGTTCTCCGAGGAGGCTGTCACCGCCGGCCGGTTGTCACTGGATATCCACAACGAATGCGACATCGGTCCGCCATGCCTCGATCCGCAGTCGAGTTTGCTGTCCCTGCGCTACTGGTTCGACGACCCGTACATCGATGGCCAGCACAACCTGATCGACTATGGCTACCGCACCGAGCCGCGCAATTATTATGACTACATCGTGATGGACCTGACATTCCTGGCAGGTGGACTTCTCGGGGGCAGCATCTTCGCCTCGGACGGCAACTCCGATTTTCAGATGGTAAGCCAGGGCGCGCTGTTCAGCGTGGTGGCCGCCCATAGTGACGAACCCTTTGGCTGTGGTTGGCAGTACCCCGACTGCAGCGGCGCCAGCGGCATGCTGGTGGCTGCTGCGCAGGAAACGATCGAGGTGCCGGAGCCGGCCACGGGCGCCATCGTCGGCCTTGGCCTGGTGGCAGCCTGGTTCGCACGCCGCCGTCAGCGGCCGGCGCGCGGCATCGCCTGA
- a CDS encoding GNAT family N-acetyltransferase, with protein MSTSLRPMLPTDLDAVLRIQAACYPAAMQEPAAVVAARMAAARGTCLVGIHEGIVRGYLFAYPSRLGLVTDLNAPFTVARQPDTLYLHDLAIAPCALGRGLARALVDDALRMARTLGLAHAALVSVQDSERFWHALGWRAASTHDAGLHTYPPGALYMVRTPA; from the coding sequence ATGTCGACCTCCCTGCGCCCGATGCTGCCCACCGATCTCGATGCCGTGCTGCGGATCCAGGCGGCCTGCTATCCGGCCGCGATGCAGGAGCCGGCAGCGGTCGTCGCGGCCCGGATGGCGGCGGCGCGCGGCACCTGCCTGGTCGGCATTCATGAGGGCATCGTGCGCGGTTACCTGTTCGCCTATCCGTCGCGCCTCGGGCTGGTGACGGATCTGAACGCACCGTTTACGGTAGCGCGCCAGCCGGACACGCTGTACCTGCACGACCTGGCAATCGCGCCGTGTGCACTGGGGCGTGGCCTGGCGCGCGCGCTGGTCGACGACGCATTGCGCATGGCACGCACGCTGGGACTGGCGCATGCGGCTCTGGTGTCGGTGCAGGACAGCGAGCGCTTCTGGCACGCGCTGGGCTGGCGCGCTGCATCAACCCACGACGCCGGCCTGCACACCTATCCGCCCGGCGCGCTGTACATGGTGCGTACGCCCGCCTGA
- a CDS encoding ankyrin repeat domain-containing protein, giving the protein MHTNDQTATPTKAELDEAALNMARNMFQYARSGDAEHLAAFLSRGLPPNLRNEKGDSLLMLASYHCHLDATRVLLEHGADPHLINDAGQTPLHGAAFKGDLAVTTLLLDMGALPDFAGPSGRTALMFAAMFNRVAIAQLLMERGADPAARDASGVTAYDAALKMGATDTAALLAPAN; this is encoded by the coding sequence ATGCACACGAACGACCAAACGGCGACGCCGACCAAAGCCGAACTGGACGAAGCCGCGCTCAACATGGCGCGCAATATGTTCCAGTATGCGCGCTCGGGCGACGCCGAGCATCTCGCCGCCTTCCTGTCGCGCGGCCTGCCGCCAAACCTGCGCAATGAAAAAGGCGACAGCCTCTTGATGCTCGCCAGCTACCATTGCCACCTGGACGCGACGCGGGTCTTGCTCGAGCACGGCGCCGATCCGCACCTGATCAACGATGCGGGGCAAACGCCGTTGCACGGCGCCGCATTCAAGGGCGACCTGGCAGTCACGACGCTGTTGCTCGACATGGGCGCACTGCCGGACTTTGCCGGCCCGTCGGGCCGGACGGCGCTGATGTTCGCCGCAATGTTCAACCGGGTCGCCATCGCCCAGCTGCTGATGGAACGCGGCGCCGACCCGGCGGCGCGCGACGCGTCAGGCGTGACCGCGTACGACGCGGCGCTGAAGATGGGCGCCACCGACACTGCCGCCCTGTTGGCGCCGGCAAACTGA